The following coding sequences lie in one Arachis stenosperma cultivar V10309 chromosome 5, arast.V10309.gnm1.PFL2, whole genome shotgun sequence genomic window:
- the LOC130982196 gene encoding sirohydrochlorin ferrochelatase, chloroplastic isoform X2 — protein MKSLSLPSLPFTREKGTNTRWVSFKTSNLSPKTPTLSRVLCLRAKSYGGVGDGDAVIIVDHGSRRKESNLLLNEFVEMFKHKTGYEIVEPAHMELAEPSIRDAFQSCVEQGAQRVVISPFFLSPGRHWNQDIPSLSSEAAKEHPGVSYIVTAPLGLHELLVDVMNDRIKHCLKHISGDADECSVCAGTGKCRLYNS, from the exons ATGAAATCTCTTTCACTTCCTTCCCTTCCCTTCACAAG GGAAAAAGGAACAAACACGAGATGGGTATCCTTCAAAACCTCAAATTTGTCACCAAAGACTCCAACTTTAAGCAGAGTATTGTGTCTGAGAGCTAAAAGCTATGGTGGGGTTGGTGATGGTGATGCGGTCATAATTGTGGATCATGGGTCGCGTCGCAAAGAGTCCAATCTTTTACTTA ATGAATTTGTGGAGATGTTTAAACATAAAACTGGGTACGAGATTGTGGAGCCTGCTCATATG GAATTAGCAGAACCATCAATTAGAGATGCCTTTCAATCTTGTGTCGAACAAGGTGCACAACGTGTCGTTATCAGCCCCTTTTTCCTCTCTCCCGGAAGGCATTGGAATCAG GATATTCCTTCGTTAAGTTCCGAGGCAGCAAAGGAGCACCCTGGCGTATCATACATTGTAACCGCACCCCTTGGACTGCATGAGCTACTGGTG GATGTTATGAATGATAGGATCAAGCATTGCTTGAAGCACATATCCGGAGATGCCGATGAGTGTTCTGTTTGTGCTGGGACTGGAAAATGCAGACTTTATAATTCATGA
- the LOC130979506 gene encoding glycosyltransferase BC10: MKKKVVQQKPQHRWRRKVLTLMFVGIFFGGLLFMQTRWYTHVVGLVPLNHHQFLVSQPHVQSPKIAFLFIARNRLPLEMVWDAFFRGGDSKFSIFVHSRPGFLFNQATTRSTYFLNRQVNDSTQVDWGEASMIEAERILLRHALDDPLNDRFVFLSDSCIPLYNFSYTYDYIMSTSTSFVDSFADTKEGRYNPKMHPVIPVHNWRKGSQWVVLTRKHARIVVEDETVLPMFQQYCKKKPLPEFWREQHIPADTSKLHNCIPDEHYVQTLLAQKDLEGELTRRSLTHTSWDLSSSRERERRGWHPVTYKFSDATPMLVKFIKEIDNIYYETEYRREWCSSKAKPSTCFLFARKFTRPAAIRLLNMSVLEYLN; the protein is encoded by the exons ATGAAGAAGAAGGTGGTTCAGCAGAAACCTCAGCACAGATGGAGGAGGAAGGTTTTGACTTTGATGTTTGTGGGAATATTTTTTGGAGGGTTGTTGTTTATGCAGACAAGGTGGTACACTCATGTTGTTGGGTTGGTTCCATTGAATCACCATCAATTCCTTGTTTCTCAGCCTCATGTTCAGAGCCCCAAGATTGCATTTCTCTTTATTGCACGAAATAGGCTTCCTTTGGAGATGGTTTGGGATGCATTCTTTCGG GGGGGTGATAGCAAATTCTCTATTTTTGTCCACTCGAGGCCGGGGTTTCTGTTCAACCAGGCAACAACTAGATCTACATATTTTTTGAATCGTCAAGTCAATGATAGCACACAG GTAGACTGGGGAGAAGCAAGCATGATAGAGGCCGAGCGCATTTTGCTTAGACATGCACTTGATGATCCTCTAAATGACCGTTTTGTTTTTCTCTCAGATAG CTGTATACCTTTGTACAACTTCAGCTACACTTATGATTACATCATGTCAACATCAACTAGTTTTGTCGACAG CTTTGCCGACACAAAAGAAGGCCGTTACAATCCAAAAATGCATCCTGTTATCCCAGTTCATAACTGGAGGAAAGGATCTCAG TGGGTTGTTCTGACAAGAAAGCATGCTAGGATTGTAGTGGAGGATGAAACGGTCTTGCCAATGTTTCAACAGTACTGCAAG AAAAAGCCACTACCAGAATTTTGGAGGGAACAACACATT CCTGCTGACACATCAAAGTTGCATAACTGTATACCAGATGAACACTATGTCCAGACATTATTGGCT CAAAAAGACCTAGAAGGAGAATTGACAAGGAGATCACTGACACATACTTCCTGGGATCTTTCGAGCTCCAGGGAACGTGAACGCCGGGGATGGCATCCGGTGACTTACAAGTTCTCGGATGCTACACCTATGCTTGTAAAATTTATAAAG gaaatagataatatttattatgagaCTGAATACCGAAGAGAATGGTGCAGCAGCAAAGCTAAACCATCCACTTGCTTCCTTTTCGCGAGGAAATTTACCCGGCCGGCTGCGATACGGCTTCTTAACATG TCTGTTCTGGAATACTTAAATTAA
- the LOC130982196 gene encoding sirohydrochlorin ferrochelatase, chloroplastic isoform X1 — protein MKSLSLPSLPFTRLSAREKGTNTRWVSFKTSNLSPKTPTLSRVLCLRAKSYGGVGDGDAVIIVDHGSRRKESNLLLNEFVEMFKHKTGYEIVEPAHMELAEPSIRDAFQSCVEQGAQRVVISPFFLSPGRHWNQDIPSLSSEAAKEHPGVSYIVTAPLGLHELLVDVMNDRIKHCLKHISGDADECSVCAGTGKCRLYNS, from the exons ATGAAATCTCTTTCACTTCCTTCCCTTCCCTTCACAA GACTTTCTGCAAGGGAAAAAGGAACAAACACGAGATGGGTATCCTTCAAAACCTCAAATTTGTCACCAAAGACTCCAACTTTAAGCAGAGTATTGTGTCTGAGAGCTAAAAGCTATGGTGGGGTTGGTGATGGTGATGCGGTCATAATTGTGGATCATGGGTCGCGTCGCAAAGAGTCCAATCTTTTACTTA ATGAATTTGTGGAGATGTTTAAACATAAAACTGGGTACGAGATTGTGGAGCCTGCTCATATG GAATTAGCAGAACCATCAATTAGAGATGCCTTTCAATCTTGTGTCGAACAAGGTGCACAACGTGTCGTTATCAGCCCCTTTTTCCTCTCTCCCGGAAGGCATTGGAATCAG GATATTCCTTCGTTAAGTTCCGAGGCAGCAAAGGAGCACCCTGGCGTATCATACATTGTAACCGCACCCCTTGGACTGCATGAGCTACTGGTG GATGTTATGAATGATAGGATCAAGCATTGCTTGAAGCACATATCCGGAGATGCCGATGAGTGTTCTGTTTGTGCTGGGACTGGAAAATGCAGACTTTATAATTCATGA
- the LOC130982196 gene encoding sirohydrochlorin ferrochelatase, chloroplastic isoform X3 — protein MKSLSLPSLPFTRLSAREKGTNTRWVSFKTSNLSPKTPTLSRVLCLRAKSYGGVGDGDAVIIVDHGSRRKESNLLLNEFVEMFKHKTGYEIVEPAHMDIPSLSSEAAKEHPGVSYIVTAPLGLHELLVDVMNDRIKHCLKHISGDADECSVCAGTGKCRLYNS, from the exons ATGAAATCTCTTTCACTTCCTTCCCTTCCCTTCACAA GACTTTCTGCAAGGGAAAAAGGAACAAACACGAGATGGGTATCCTTCAAAACCTCAAATTTGTCACCAAAGACTCCAACTTTAAGCAGAGTATTGTGTCTGAGAGCTAAAAGCTATGGTGGGGTTGGTGATGGTGATGCGGTCATAATTGTGGATCATGGGTCGCGTCGCAAAGAGTCCAATCTTTTACTTA ATGAATTTGTGGAGATGTTTAAACATAAAACTGGGTACGAGATTGTGGAGCCTGCTCATATG GATATTCCTTCGTTAAGTTCCGAGGCAGCAAAGGAGCACCCTGGCGTATCATACATTGTAACCGCACCCCTTGGACTGCATGAGCTACTGGTG GATGTTATGAATGATAGGATCAAGCATTGCTTGAAGCACATATCCGGAGATGCCGATGAGTGTTCTGTTTGTGCTGGGACTGGAAAATGCAGACTTTATAATTCATGA
- the LOC130981220 gene encoding uncharacterized protein LOC130981220, whose product MCHKEPLAVVHFETMPAYQWDDLVTDIRVLHRVFWSYYPCIRAFRHCKPVVQVDGTHLYRKYKGCLLVAVSQDGNNNIVPIAFAIVEEETSDAWHFFLSNLRQHVVTWDGVGLISDRHESINVAVERSHGAWSPPRAFHMFCIRHIESNFLRKFKAPYLQKLVANIGYSRIVHEFEVRYHRLRERDEAYTNWLNRIPREQYALTFDGGYRWGHMMTNLVECINSVLKGACNLPITALVKATFYRLHELFTWKRA is encoded by the exons ATGTGTCATAAAGAGCCATTAGCTGTCGTACATTTTGAGACTATGCCTGCATATCAATGGGATGACTTGGTAACTGATATTCGGGTATTGCATCGAGTCTTTTGGAGCTATTACCCGTGCATTAGAGCGTTCAGACACTGTAAGCCAGTTGTCCAAGTGGACGGGACTCACTTGTACAGAAAGTACAAGGGTTGCTTGTTAGTGGCCGTTTCGCAGGATGGTAACAACAATATCGTCCCGATTGCATTTGCTATTGTCGAGGAAGAGACCTCTGATGCTTGGCACTTTTTCCTTAGTAACCTGCGTCAACATGTTGTGACTTGGGATGGTGTGGGACTTATATCGGACCGACATGAGTCCATAAATGTAGCTGTGGAACGTAGTCACGGAGCTTGGTCACCTCCTAGAGCTTTCCACATGTTTTGCATCAGGCATATAGAATCGAACTTTCTGAGAAAATTCAAGGCACCCTACCTGCAAAAGCTTGTCGCCAATATAG GATATTCGCGGATAGTTCACGAGTTTGAAGTGCGTTACCATCGTTTACGAGAGCGGGACGAAGCGTACACTAATTGGTTAAACCGTATTCCCCGTGAACAGTATGCGTTGACCTTCGACGGTGGCTACCGATGGGGTCACATGATGACTAATCTAGTGGAATGCATCAACTCAGTCTTGAAGGGTGCATGCAATCTCCCCATCACTGCACTTGTCAAAGCAACATTCTACAGACTTCATGAGTTGTTCACATGGAAAAGAGCATAG